The bacterium genome has a window encoding:
- a CDS encoding rhodanese-like domain-containing protein has translation MVPFEIAPLALKARLDAGEEMILLDVREAEELALARIEGALHIPMEDVPSRTVEIDEEIPIVVICHLGQRSAMVTHFLRGRDFENVMNLRGGIEAWAREVDPSVGRY, from the coding sequence ATGGTCCCCTTCGAGATCGCCCCCCTTGCGCTCAAGGCCCGCCTCGATGCGGGAGAGGAGATGATCCTCCTCGATGTGCGCGAGGCCGAAGAGCTCGCCCTCGCCCGCATCGAGGGCGCACTGCACATCCCGATGGAGGATGTTCCCTCGCGCACGGTGGAGATCGATGAGGAAATCCCCATCGTCGTCATCTGCCATCTCGGACAGCGGAGCGCTATGGTGACGCACTTTCTGCGGGGCCGTGATTTCGAGAACGTGATGAACCTCCGCGGCGGCATCGAAGCCTGGGCGCGCGAGGTGGACCCTTCGGTGGGAAGATACTGA
- a CDS encoding response regulator: MTAPKRILVVDDDHRTRQVLRTMVENMGHQVEEARDGFDALAQLRLGVDLVLLDIVMPGIDGFEVVRQIRQDPETKEIPVIMVTALSEREDRIRAIQMGANDFISKPVDILELQLRTSFLIQMKEAQDEIKRNRIELEEQLDQRTGALRKAVQDMASAQRKAHSAHLETIQRLAIAAEYKDKDTAAHIKRLGHYCAAIARHVGLSPNEIETIFHASPMHDVGKLGIPDDQLLKADKLDQDEWKIMKKHTIIGARILEGSGSELLQAGEEIALSHHERWDGSGYPFGRAGDEIPVMGRVCTVADVFDALTSKRPYKKAFSNRDTFELMREGRGTHFDPRVLDAFFDHLPEMEEIQKKFRDEAAFSEMEK; encoded by the coding sequence ATGACCGCCCCGAAAAGAATCCTCGTCGTTGACGACGACCACCGCACCCGCCAGGTGCTCCGCACCATGGTCGAGAACATGGGCCACCAGGTTGAGGAGGCCCGCGACGGCTTCGACGCACTGGCCCAGCTCCGGCTCGGGGTGGACCTTGTTTTGCTCGATATCGTCATGCCGGGGATTGACGGCTTCGAGGTCGTGCGCCAGATCCGGCAGGATCCGGAGACGAAGGAAATCCCCGTCATCATGGTGACCGCTCTCAGCGAGCGCGAGGACCGCATCCGCGCCATCCAGATGGGCGCCAACGACTTCATCTCCAAGCCGGTGGATATACTCGAACTGCAGTTGCGCACCTCCTTTCTCATCCAGATGAAAGAGGCGCAGGACGAGATCAAGCGAAACCGCATCGAGCTTGAAGAGCAGCTCGACCAGCGCACCGGCGCGCTCCGAAAGGCGGTGCAGGACATGGCCTCCGCCCAGCGGAAGGCGCACAGTGCCCACCTCGAGACAATCCAGCGCCTCGCCATCGCCGCCGAATACAAGGACAAGGACACCGCCGCCCACATCAAGCGGCTCGGCCACTACTGCGCTGCCATCGCCCGCCACGTCGGCCTTTCTCCGAACGAAATCGAGACGATCTTCCACGCGAGCCCGATGCACGATGTCGGCAAGCTGGGCATTCCCGACGATCAGCTGCTCAAGGCGGACAAGCTCGATCAGGACGAGTGGAAGATCATGAAGAAGCACACCATCATCGGGGCGCGCATCCTGGAGGGGTCGGGCTCGGAGCTGCTTCAGGCGGGCGAGGAGATTGCCCTTTCCCATCACGAGCGCTGGGACGGCTCGGGCTATCCCTTCGGCCGCGCCGGGGACGAGATTCCCGTCATGGGCCGCGTCTGCACGGTGGCCGATGTATTCGACGCCCTGACCAGCAAGCGTCCCTACAAGAAGGCCTTTTCCAACCGCGATACCTTTGAGCTCATGCGCGAGGGCCGGGGCACCCATTTCGACCCCCGGGTGCTCGACGCCTTCTTCGATCATCTGCCCGAGATGGAAGAGATACAGAAGAAATTCCGGGACGAGGCGGCTTTCTCCGAGATGGAGAAGTAG